Below is a genomic region from Candidatus Cloacimonadota bacterium.
GTTAAAACGGTTAATACTTTTTCCTGTTTCATTAACCACCAACTTAAGTTGGTGGCTAATATGAAGATAAAGGCTATTAACTGATTCATCAGTTTCCAAATTTCGGGCAAAATTTCATACATATTCCAAATTATTGCCTTTTTAGAGTGAACTCAAGTTTCTTAAAATCGATATTCATAATTAAGAAGAAAGCCTTTATTCTTCCAATCCGGTTTTACTGATATGTTTCCAAACAAGCCGACCTTTTTGTTAAATCTTTTAGCTGAAATAGCTGAATCAATGATACTGATCAATCTATTCAAAATTCCGGCAGCAATGGCAAATTGTGTATATGTTTCAAAATTCTGTTTATCAATACGCAATCTTCCAAAATGTTTCCAGTTTTCATCCGTATCCCATGACCACATATCTTCTTCTTCGGTAATAAGATTTTCTTCCAGATATTCATAATATCCTTCCGGATCGCTTTTATAAATAAGATAATAGTTCCTGGCAGAACGGTCGATGTATTCATTAAGATCATCACTGCTCACATAATTTTTTATCAAAAGATAATGTGCATCAGTACTATTTTTAGGAACTCCTGCATTTTCAAAAGCGAACTGCTGAAGATTATTGTCTGCCCATTCGGATTCTGCTTTTAGGCGAAAATAAGTGGCAATGATTGCCAGTTCCGAACTAAAAAAAATTCCGGTTTTCGTGTAATTTTTTGTATATAATTCTCCTAATCCGGGTACGACCGCAGAAAACAACATTGCTTTTAGTGTCGAAACCTGCTGACAGTAAATACTTAACGATAAAAGGAGAATTAAAAGGATCAATATAAATTTCTTCATAATCAGAACCTTTTGCTGAGCATAATCGAAGGAGAAAGTTCATTGTTTACAAATACAGGAGCAACTTTGATCTTCAATCTATTATCAGTATATTCCACATTTCTATTACGAGCTAATCTCAAGGCATCCAAACTTGACAAGATATGATTGAAAACGATCCCGAAATTACAGGAAACAGCATTCCCATAGAAATTTTCCGCATCTTTCCGCATTTCAATATATTCAGCTCGGAATATACTGTATTTCCCATTATGGGAATCGTATTCAGATTTGTTATTAATGTAATATCCTGAATTTAAATTCATAGGATTATTTCCTATCCAATTACCACTATCAAAGATCCACTTATCATTGTTGATATTGAAAAATTCCTGATTTTGTTGATCAATTTGAGTTGCATAAATATTAATCCAATCATACCAACCAAAAAGATATTTATCATATTTTCCAATATCCTCATAAAAGTGCTGCGAGTTATCATCATCCAGTTGAAAATAATCTTCATCATAATGATCATTATCATTATAACTAATTAAGAGTTCTTCAGCGCGTTCTTGATCAAATCTATTATAACGATGAATAACACCATTTGGATATTCATCATCATAACCGATCACTTCTCCGGTTGCATAATATTCATATTCTTCTGTTTTATCATCACCCATTTTATTGTAATGGATGTATCCATACCAGAGTCCGATTTCTATCAGGGGAAAGATGTAAGTAGTAATACTTTTGGGATTTGCATAAAAATTACCTGCTCCGGGGAAAAGAGCTGAAAGCAACATGGCTTTAGCAGCTGATTTTTTAGTGTATTCAATTTTAAAAATATCATCTTCTTCCGTATAAATTTCTTTACCGAATTCATCGCTTTCTATTTCTTCAGCAAAAGAAACAAAAAAGATGCTTATTATTATGAGGAAAGCAATTATATATTTTTTCATTTTTTACTCCTTAATTTTCCCTTCCGAAGCTTTCTTTCACTTGTTCTTACATTAAGATTCGGAAGGATGCGAATGCCTATAACTTTCCGATCCGGCAACTGCCGGATAGAATTCCTTCGTGAGAAGCTTCGGAAAGGCAGCAACATTTTTTTCATAATCTTTCATACATTTTGAGACACTATCTTTCTATGGCGATCGGTATTTTTTTTACCGAGCCATTTGATTTAACGATTCCGAAATATAATCCGGAAGCTATTTTCCGGGTATCCCAGAGAATATCCTGATCATCATTATTTTCTTTTGTTTGAATGGTCTGAAAAACGATATTTCCGGCAATATCGAAGATTTTCAGATCAATGTTGTTTTGAGCATTTGAAACCTTAATTCTTACTTCACCATTTTTTGCCGGATTAGGATAAGCAAAAGCCGTTATTTTTTGATCCGGATCAGGTTGATAATCGATTGAATTTGTATATAGAGAATAACCATCATTCCTGTAACCGTTCCAGATAACCGGATCTTCATAAACTCCTTCCAGATAGGATGAATAAAGTGTATTTGAAGCATCACTGTAAACAAAGAAAAAACGGTTGGAATATTCATCCCAGAAGAAATTATTAAAAGACTCGGTCTTGTTCCAGAAATAAGAATATTCGAAACGGATATC
It encodes:
- a CDS encoding T9SS type A sorting domain-containing protein, whose amino-acid sequence is FGAGNRVFAITLEGTMAPGFPAYLEHKSLLPYSYPRIIEFDNEPMIILEEENQGFFAVDIEADIRFEYSYFWNKTESFNNFFWDEYSNRFFFVYSDASNTLYSSYLEGVYEDPVIWNGYRNDGYSLYTNSIDYQPDPDQKITAFAYPNPAKNGEVRIKVSNAQNNIDLKIFDIAGNIVFQTIQTKENNDDQDILWDTRKIASGLYFGIVKSNGSVKKIPIAIER